Below is a window of Enterobacter kobei DNA.
GGGTTTTGCAGGCGGGAGACAGCGACTGGGCTTCCGCCACCACGCCGAACGCGCGGCTGAGCAGCGCCACGGCGGCGAGAATAGCGACGTTTTCGCCATACTGGCGGTGAATAGTGGGACGACCACGACGCAGCAGTGCATTGTCCATGCACGGAATATCGTCGAGCATCAGCGATGCGGCGTGGACCATCTCCACCGCGCAGGCGAGATCGAGCAGACCGGGCTGATCGGCATGACAACCGAGGTCGCGCGCCGCCAGCACCAGCAGCAGCGGACGCACCCGCTTGCCCGCTACCAGCGTGCCTTCGCGCATCGCCGTATAAACGAGGTCTTGTTGCTGCCCCGCGGGCAGCAGTTCATCGAGGCGGACTTGCAGCGCCTCGCGCAGCGCCTGTAGCTCATCTTCATGGTTCAGGCAGTTATCGGCGTTGACGTTCATCGTTACAGTCATGGTTCCTCGTCGTGGCGGTTTGATGCGAATGGCGCATGTCACGGCTGCCAGTAAGCCGTAATAATCTGACCAGGAACTTTTGCAGCCTGAACAGCCGCTTGCCTGTCTATTTACATCCTGCTGTGTCTGGAAAGCGTAGCGTAATCTACAGATGTTTGCTTTTACGCAACGCCATCATCACAACTATTTACCTGGCTTTAACAATACACGATTACGCCAGCAACTGATGCAGTAACGTCATGACCTGATCCACCTCGGCGGCGGTCAGTGCGCCGTCTTTCGCAAAGCGCACCCGCCCGTCCTTATCCAGCACCACGATAGCGGAACCACCCGGCTGTAGCTGCCAGGCGCGCAACGCGGCACCGCGATCGTCCACCACGAACTGCGCAGAGGGGGTTTCCCGTTTGCTCTCCTCCAGACTGCGACGCACGAACAGCGCGCTGCCGGGGATAGCGTCATCGGTATTAACGATGGTGGTGACCGCGAAGCGGCTCGCAGGCAGCTTCGCCTTGCCGATGGCGTCGATCAGCGCGGCGTTCTGATCTTTTGCCGACAGCCGTCCCGCCATATGCAGCACCACGCCCACTTTTCCGCCCAGCCGCGCGCTGTTCCAGGCCTGATAGCGGATCGCCTCCTGCCGGAGCTGCAACTCGCCGCGATCCGCCACGCCGACCGGCGGCACGCGTTCTCCTTCCACAAAGTTATGGGCCAGGGCGAAAAAAGGCAGCCCGCCCGCCAGCAACACGATTGCCGCGCGTAAAGTCATTGGGTTCTCCGTTCAGGATGAGGATCAATCAGGATGAAGTATAAGACGCGGTGGTTAAATACCCTCTTACACAAAGCGTGACGTTTCACCCCCTCTATTGCCAAGTCGCCCCTCGCGGAATGCTCTACACTTCTTTCTAATCAATGCCAACCGAAGGAAATTGTGATGAGCATCATAAAAAGTTACGCCGCGCCCAAGGCCGGTGCCGATCTGGAATTGCAGGAATTCGATGCGGGTGAACTGCTGCCGGCTGACGTTGAAGTGCAGGTTGATTACTGCGGCATCTGCCACTCTGATTTGTCGATGATCGATAACGAGTGGGGCATGTCGCAGTACCCGTTAGTGGCAGGTCACGAAGTGATTGGTCGCGTGGTAGCCCTTGGCCGTGACGCCCAGGACAAAGGCCTGAAAGTGGGTCAGCGTGTGGGTATCGGCTGGACGGCGCGCAGTTGCGGGCACTGCGATGCCTGTATCAGCGGTAACCAGATCAACTGTCTGGAAGGCGCGGTGCCGACCATTTTAAACCGTGGCGGTTTTGCTGAAAAAATTCGTGCCGACTGGCAATGGGTGATCCCGCTGCCGGACAGCATTGATATTGAGACCGCAGGCCCGCTGCTGTGCGGCGGTATCACGGTGTTCAAACCGCTGCTGATGCATCATGTCACCGCCACCAGCCGTGTCGGCGTGATCGGCATCGGCGGTCTGGGTCACATCGCCATTAAACTGCTGCGCGCGATGGGCTGCGAAGTGACGGCGTTCAGCTCTAACCCGGCCAAAGAAGCGGAAGTGCGTGGTTTTGGCGCGGATAAAGTGGTGAACAGCCGCGATCCGGAAGCCCTGAAAGCGCTGGCCGGTCAGTTTGACCTGATCATCAACACCGTTAACGTCGATCTTGAATGGCAGCCGTACTTTGAAGCGCTGGCCTACGGCGGTAACTTCCATACCGTAGGCGCGGTGCTGAAACCGCTGCCGGTGCCGGCGTTCACGCTGATTGGCGGCGATCGCAGCATCTCCGGCTCTGCCACCGGTACGCCGTACGAACTGCGCAAGCTGATGAAGTTTGCCGGTCGTGCGCAGGTGGCACCGACCACCGAGCTGTTCCCGATGTCGAAAATCAACGATGCGCTGCGACATGTGCGTGACGGTAAAGCCCGTTATCGCGTGGTGTTAAAAGCGGATTTTTAAAGGGTAAAACGCCCGGCGGCGCGTAGCTTGCCGGGCCTGCGGATTTAGACCTTCTTCAGAGCAGCAAAGACTTCTGCCACCGCGACCGCGCCCGGATCGGTCACGCCTTCCAGGTTCTCGCGGTTCACGTAAGACGATCGTCCCGCCCCCGCTTTTTGCATCGATGCGGTAGCTTCTGCGCCCTTTTTCGCCGCGCTGATGGCTGCCGTCAGATCATGATCGCGCAGTGCTTCCAGCGCCGGTTGCAGCGCGTCAATCAGCGTGCGGTCGCCCAGATCGGCACCACCATAATGCTTCATCTGCTTCAGCCCTCTTAACAGCGCCTCCGGCAGCGGCTGCCCGTCGTGGATCGCCTGTCCGGCGGCAGTGAAAAAGATCGACATCAGCACGCCGCTGGAGCCGCCCATCACCGTTGCCAGGCGTTCGCCCACCAGTTGCATCAGTTGCCCGGTGTTATTAAGCGGCAGCTTGCCGTCCGCCAGCAGTTGCGCCACATCGCGCGCGCCTTCGGCAAAAGTCGAACCGGTATCGCCGTCGCCCACTTTGGCGTCCAGCGCGTTAAGGCGGTTCTCAAGGCCGATCAGCGTGTCGGTGACGGTCTGTACCAGCGCTTTCACCTGCGGGTTTTCGGACGGATGGATCTCAAGATTGTCGTGAATGGCGTTGTGGCTGACGATGCGCATCGGCGCAAAGGCGACCGGCTTCTGCCAGCCGACGGTTTCAACATCGGCGCACAGCGCTTTTTCAAAGGTGTCGTTAAGACGCAGCAGCGACAGCGAGAAACCTTTCATATCCAGCGAGCTGACCAGTGGCGCAGGGCCAACCAGATAGGCGATCTGATCTTTTAACGCCGAGTGCGCCAGCTCTTTAGTGAGCAGCGCCATTTCCAGGGCAGAGACGCCGCCGAGGTTGTTGATCAGCACCGCCACGCGGTCATTGCCTGCCTTCTCTTTTAACGGGCCGACCAGGGTATCGATCAGCGTTTTGCTGTTGTGCGTGTCGACGGTAGTGGCACCGGGTTCGCCGTGAATGCCGAGGCCCAGTTCCACCTGACCGCGCTGAATACGGTTTTCTTCTTCGCCATCGCTGCCCGGCAGGTTGCAGGTTTCCATCGCAAGACCAAGGCTCCAGACGTTGTCACTGGCCTGCTGCGCCAGGTCGCGCACTTCGCTGAGGGATTTGCCCTGTTCGGCGGCGAATCCGGCTACTTTATGCACCAGCGCTGTACCGGCGATGCCGCGCGGCTGTTTGTTGTCCGGTAGCGCGATGTCGTCGGCGACGATCACCATCTCGACTTTCAGGCCGTAGCGCTTGGCTTTCTCTGCCGCGAGGCCGAAGTTCAGGCGATCGCCGGTGTAGTTTTTGACGATCAGCAGACAGCCACGATCGCCGGTTACCGCCACGATAGCGTTCAGCACGGCGTCCACGCTTGGCGAGGCAAACACATCGCCGCAGACGGCAGCGGTGAGCATGCCTTTGCCCACAAAGCCCGCGTGAGCCGGTTCATGACCGGAGCCGCCGCCGGAGATCACCGCCACGCGGCTTTTGCTCCAGTCGCTGCGGGCGACAACGCGAATGGCAGGATCAATATCAAGGCGGACGAGATTGGCGTGAGGGGCGGAGATGACGAGGCCTTCGATGGCGTCGTTGACCAGCTGTTTGCGGTCATTAAAGAAAAATCTGGACATAACTACCTGATATTTTGGTTAACCATATGCATAGCATAGTCGGCGTAGCAGAGAACGTCGCAAAGTACAGAATTATCGGGGGGATGCCCCTCTCCGGTACAGAGAGGGGAAAGCGGATCAGGAACGTCGCAGCATCAGCCACAGACTGATGGCAAAGAACGAGGCGCTTGGCAGCAGCGCGCCGATGATCGGCGGAATGCCGTACACCAGCGTCAGCGGGCCGAAAATCTGATCCAACACGTAGAACACGAAGCCGAAGCTGATACCGGTGACCACGCGCACGCCCATCGGCACACTGCGCAGCGGCCCGAAGATAAACGACAGCGCCATCAGCATCATGACCGCAACCGACAGCGGCTGGAAGATCTTGCTCCACATGTTCAGTTCATAGCGCCCGGAATCCTGGCCGCTGGACTTGAGGTATTTCACGTAATCCCGCAGACCGCTGATCGACAGCGCATCCGGATCCAGCGCCACCACGCCCAGTTTGTCCGGCGTCAGGTTGGTTTTCCAGGTGCCGCTCACCGTCTGGGAGCCGGTGATCTGTTTCGGATCGGTGAGATTCGATTCATCCACCTGCGACAAACGCCAAACTTTAGCTTTCGCATCGAAAGTGGCTGACGCAGCGTAACGCACAGACTGCAAGCGGCGCTGATCGTTAAAGCCGTAAATGCTGACGCCGCCAAGGGAGGCATCGCCGGTCACGCGCTCGATATACACAAAGTTATTGCCGTCTTTCGCCCATAAGCCCTGTTGGGTGGAAAGCAGCGAGCCGCCGTAGAGTTGCTGTGCGCGGTAGTTACGCGCCATCTGCTCACCCTGCGGTGCCACCCATTCCCCCATCGCCATGGTCAGCAGCACCAGCGGGATCGCGGTTTTCATCACCGACAGCGCCACCTGCATACGGGTAAAGCCGGATGCCTGCATCACCACCAGTTCGCTGCGCTGTGCCAGCATCCCCAGACCGAGCAGCGCGCCCAGCAGGGCTGCCATCGGGAAGAAGATTTGAATATCTTTCGGAATGCTGAGCACGGTGTACATGCCCGCGCCCAGCGCGTCATAACTGCCCTGCCCGGCGCGCTTTAGCTGATCGACAAATTTGATAATGGCGGAAAGCGACACCAGCATGAACAGCGTCATCATGATGGTGGTAAAAATGGTTTTACCGATATAGCGGTCAAGTACGCGAAATGCCTGCATTATACCGCTCCTTTACGCGTGAAACGGGCGCGCAGACGGCGCATCGGCACCGTGTCCCACAGGTTCAGGCCAATCGCCAGTGCCAGATACAGCAGGTTGACGGCCCACATCCAGATCAGCGGATCGATTCGTCCTTTCGCCGCGTTGGACTTCAGGGACGTTTGCAGCAGGAAGAACACCAGATAGAGCAGCATTGCCGGCAGCATCGACAGCACACGGCCCTGACGCGGGTTCACCACCGACAGCGGCACCACCATCAGCGCCATCATAAAGCAGGTGAAGATCAGCGTTAAGCGCCAGTGCAGCTCGGCGTTAGCACGTTTGTTATCGGTGTTGAGCAGCGTACGCATGCCCATCTGCTCGGTATCATCCGGGTCCAGCGCCACGGCCTGATGACCGATAATCGCCTGATAGTCCTGGAAATCGGTAATGCGGAAATCGCGCAGCAGCGCTGTGCCTTCAAAGCGCGTGCCTTTGGAGAGCGTCACGACCTGCGAGCCATCTTTTTTCTGCGACAGTTCGCCGGAGTCCGCAACCACCACTGACGGGCGGGCGTTCCCTTTCGGGCGGATCTGCGCGAGGAAGACGTCGTTAAAGCGGCTGCCGTCCACGCTTTCAATAAACAGCACCGAACTGCCGTCAGTGGCTTGCTGGAACTGGCCCTGCGCCAGCGCCGCCATACCAGGGTTAGCTTTGGCTTCCGCCAGCACTTCATCCTGGTGACGCGCCGACCACGGTCCGGCCCACATAACGTTCACTGCCGCCACGATGCCGGTAAACAGCGCGAGGATCATCGCCGCTTTCACCAGCACCGCTTTGCTCAGTCCGCACGCATGCATCACCGTGATTTCGCTGTCGGTGTAGAGTTTACCCAACGTCATCAGCAGCCCGAGGAACAGGCTGAGCGGCAGGATCAGCTGCGCCATTTCAGGCACGCCTAACCCCAGTAAAGAGAGCACCAGGTTTGTCGGGATCTCACCGTCCACCGCCGCGCCGAGGATCCTGACCAGTTTCTGACAGAAGAAAATCAGAAGCAGGATGAATAGGATCGCCAACTGGCTTTTGAGCGTCTCCCGCACCAAATATCTTATGATTATCACTTTAAATACGCCCGTAAAAACCCGTTTTTTGCAGGAAAATCGCTTGTTTCATGGCTTAAACGTCATTTATTCTCTTGAGTCGTTGAAATCATCGCTAAGATAACAAAACTCAGCGGATTCGCGGTTTAGAATAAGTTCTGACGTGTTGAACCGTAATAACGTTAAGATTAACACGAAGTCACCGCAACAGCGGACATGAGTTACGAAAGCTTGCAATTCTATCCGTAGCCATGGCTGTTGTCTTTAAGATTCAGGAGCGTAGTGCATGGAGTTCAGTGTAAAAAGCGGTAGCCCGGAGAAACAGCGGAGTGCCTGCATCGTTGTTGGCGTATTTGAACCACGCCGACTTTCTCCCATCGCCGAACAACTCGATAAAATAAGCGATGGCTATATCAGTGCGCTGCTGCGTCGCGGCGAACTGGAAGGTAAACCGGGACAAACGTTATTGCTTCACCATGTTCCTAACGTGCTTTCCGAACGTATTTTGCTGATTGGCTGTGGCAAAGAGCGCGAGCTGGATGAGCGTCAGTATAAGCAGGTGATTCAGAAAACGATAAATACCCTGAATGATACCGGCTCCATGGAGGCGGTGTGCTTCCTGACGGAACTGCACGTCAAAGGCCGTAACACCTACTGGAAAGTACGCCAGGCGGTTGAGACGGCAAAAGAGACGCTGTACAGCTTCGATCAGTTGAAAACCACGAAAAGCGAACCGCGTCGTCCGCTGCGTAAAATGGTGTTCAACGTGCCGACCCGCCGTGAACTGACCAGCGGCGAGCGCGCTATTCAGCACGGCCTGGCGATTGCCGCCGGCATTAAAGCGGCGAAAGATCTCGGCAATATGCCGCCAAACATCTGTAATGCGGGCTATCTGGCGTCGCAGGCGCGCCAGCTGGCGGATTCCTTCAGCAAGAACGTCGTCACTCGCGTGATTGGCGAGCAGCAGATGCGCGAGCTGGGTATGCACTCTTATCTGGCGGTCGGTCAGGGTTCGCAGAATGAATCCCTGATGTCCGTTATCGAATACAAAGGCAGCAGCGACGAAGACGCGCGTCCGATTGTGCTGGTGGGTAAAGGCCTGACCTTCGACTCCGGCGGTATCTCCATCAAGCCTGCCGAAGGCATGGACGAGATGAAGTACGATATGTGCGGCGCGGCGGCGGTGTACGGCGTGATGCGTATGGTCGCCGAGCTACAGCTGCCGATTAACGTCGTCGGCGTGCTGGCGGGCTGTGAAAACATGCCTGGCGGACGGGCCTATCGTCCGGGTGATGTGCTGACCACCATGTCCGGTCAGACGGTGGAAGTGCTGAACACCGACGCCGAAGGCCGTCTGGTGCTGTGCGACGTGCTGACCTACGTTGAACGTTTTGATCCGGAAGCGGTAATCGACGTGGCGACCCTCACCGGTGCTTGCGTAATCGCACTGGGTCATCACATCACCGGTCTGATGTCGAACCACAATCCGCTGGCGCATGAACTGATCGGCGCGTCCGAACAGGCGGGCGACCGCGCGTGGCGTCTGCCGCTGGCCGATGAATTCCAGGAACAGCTGGAATCCAATTTTGCCGATATGGCGAACATTGGCGGCCGCCCTGGCGGTGCAATCACCGCGGGCTGCTTCCTGGCGCGCTTTACCCGTAAATATAACTGGGCGCACCTCGACATCGCCGGCACCGCATGGCGCTCCGGGAAAGCCAAAGGCGCAACCGGTCGCCCGGTGGCGCTGCTGTCGCAGTTCCTGCTCAATCGTGCGGGTTTTAACGGCGACGAGTGATGTAAAGTGCCGGGTGGCGGCTTCGCCTTACCCGGCCTACACGCCTCTCAACCGTAGGCCGGGTAAGCAAAGCGCCACCCGGCTTTGCATTTAAATCCACCACAAGAAGCCCCATATCATGAAAAACGCGACGTTCTACCTTCTGGACAATGACGACACCGTAGATGGCCTCAGCGCCGTTGAACAACTGGTGTGTGAAATTGCCGCGGAACGTTGGCGCAACGGCAAGCGCGTGCTGATCGCCTGCGAAGATGAACAACAGGCGATCCGCCTTGACGAGGCCCTGTGGGCGCGTCCGGCGCAAAGCTTTGTGCCGCATAATCTGGCGGGAGAAGGACCACGGGGCGGCGCGCCGGTGGAAATCGCCTGGCCGCAGAAACGCAACAGCAGCCCGCGCGATCTGTTAATCGCTTTACGCGTTAACTTCGCAGATTTTGCCACCGCTTTCACAGAAGTGGTAGACTTCGTCCCCTACGAAGAAACTTTGAAACAACTGGCCCGCGAGCGCTATAAAGCCTATCGCCT
It encodes the following:
- the lptF gene encoding LPS export ABC transporter permease LptF, with the protein product MIIIRYLVRETLKSQLAILFILLLIFFCQKLVRILGAAVDGEIPTNLVLSLLGLGVPEMAQLILPLSLFLGLLMTLGKLYTDSEITVMHACGLSKAVLVKAAMILALFTGIVAAVNVMWAGPWSARHQDEVLAEAKANPGMAALAQGQFQQATDGSSVLFIESVDGSRFNDVFLAQIRPKGNARPSVVVADSGELSQKKDGSQVVTLSKGTRFEGTALLRDFRITDFQDYQAIIGHQAVALDPDDTEQMGMRTLLNTDNKRANAELHWRLTLIFTCFMMALMVVPLSVVNPRQGRVLSMLPAMLLYLVFFLLQTSLKSNAAKGRIDPLIWMWAVNLLYLALAIGLNLWDTVPMRRLRARFTRKGAV
- the ahr gene encoding NADPH-dependent aldehyde reductase Ahr — translated: MSIIKSYAAPKAGADLELQEFDAGELLPADVEVQVDYCGICHSDLSMIDNEWGMSQYPLVAGHEVIGRVVALGRDAQDKGLKVGQRVGIGWTARSCGHCDACISGNQINCLEGAVPTILNRGGFAEKIRADWQWVIPLPDSIDIETAGPLLCGGITVFKPLLMHHVTATSRVGVIGIGGLGHIAIKLLRAMGCEVTAFSSNPAKEAEVRGFGADKVVNSRDPEALKALAGQFDLIINTVNVDLEWQPYFEALAYGGNFHTVGAVLKPLPVPAFTLIGGDRSISGSATGTPYELRKLMKFAGRAQVAPTTELFPMSKINDALRHVRDGKARYRVVLKADF
- the holC gene encoding DNA polymerase III subunit chi — its product is MKNATFYLLDNDDTVDGLSAVEQLVCEIAAERWRNGKRVLIACEDEQQAIRLDEALWARPAQSFVPHNLAGEGPRGGAPVEIAWPQKRNSSPRDLLIALRVNFADFATAFTEVVDFVPYEETLKQLARERYKAYRLAGFNLNTATWK
- a CDS encoding dihydroxyacetone kinase subunit DhaK, which produces MSRFFFNDRKQLVNDAIEGLVISAPHANLVRLDIDPAIRVVARSDWSKSRVAVISGGGSGHEPAHAGFVGKGMLTAAVCGDVFASPSVDAVLNAIVAVTGDRGCLLIVKNYTGDRLNFGLAAEKAKRYGLKVEMVIVADDIALPDNKQPRGIAGTALVHKVAGFAAEQGKSLSEVRDLAQQASDNVWSLGLAMETCNLPGSDGEEENRIQRGQVELGLGIHGEPGATTVDTHNSKTLIDTLVGPLKEKAGNDRVAVLINNLGGVSALEMALLTKELAHSALKDQIAYLVGPAPLVSSLDMKGFSLSLLRLNDTFEKALCADVETVGWQKPVAFAPMRIVSHNAIHDNLEIHPSENPQVKALVQTVTDTLIGLENRLNALDAKVGDGDTGSTFAEGARDVAQLLADGKLPLNNTGQLMQLVGERLATVMGGSSGVLMSIFFTAAGQAIHDGQPLPEALLRGLKQMKHYGGADLGDRTLIDALQPALEALRDHDLTAAISAAKKGAEATASMQKAGAGRSSYVNRENLEGVTDPGAVAVAEVFAALKKV
- the pepA gene encoding leucyl aminopeptidase, which gives rise to MEFSVKSGSPEKQRSACIVVGVFEPRRLSPIAEQLDKISDGYISALLRRGELEGKPGQTLLLHHVPNVLSERILLIGCGKERELDERQYKQVIQKTINTLNDTGSMEAVCFLTELHVKGRNTYWKVRQAVETAKETLYSFDQLKTTKSEPRRPLRKMVFNVPTRRELTSGERAIQHGLAIAAGIKAAKDLGNMPPNICNAGYLASQARQLADSFSKNVVTRVIGEQQMRELGMHSYLAVGQGSQNESLMSVIEYKGSSDEDARPIVLVGKGLTFDSGGISIKPAEGMDEMKYDMCGAAAVYGVMRMVAELQLPINVVGVLAGCENMPGGRAYRPGDVLTTMSGQTVEVLNTDAEGRLVLCDVLTYVERFDPEAVIDVATLTGACVIALGHHITGLMSNHNPLAHELIGASEQAGDRAWRLPLADEFQEQLESNFADMANIGGRPGGAITAGCFLARFTRKYNWAHLDIAGTAWRSGKAKGATGRPVALLSQFLLNRAGFNGDE
- the lptG gene encoding LPS export ABC transporter permease LptG, whose product is MQAFRVLDRYIGKTIFTTIMMTLFMLVSLSAIIKFVDQLKRAGQGSYDALGAGMYTVLSIPKDIQIFFPMAALLGALLGLGMLAQRSELVVMQASGFTRMQVALSVMKTAIPLVLLTMAMGEWVAPQGEQMARNYRAQQLYGGSLLSTQQGLWAKDGNNFVYIERVTGDASLGGVSIYGFNDQRRLQSVRYAASATFDAKAKVWRLSQVDESNLTDPKQITGSQTVSGTWKTNLTPDKLGVVALDPDALSISGLRDYVKYLKSSGQDSGRYELNMWSKIFQPLSVAVMMLMALSFIFGPLRSVPMGVRVVTGISFGFVFYVLDQIFGPLTLVYGIPPIIGALLPSASFFAISLWLMLRRS
- a CDS encoding YtfJ family protein is translated as MTLRAAIVLLAGGLPFFALAHNFVEGERVPPVGVADRGELQLRQEAIRYQAWNSARLGGKVGVVLHMAGRLSAKDQNAALIDAIGKAKLPASRFAVTTIVNTDDAIPGSALFVRRSLEESKRETPSAQFVVDDRGAALRAWQLQPGGSAIVVLDKDGRVRFAKDGALTAAEVDQVMTLLHQLLA